The genomic window CCGAATCTGTCGATGTGGCGGAGCAGAAGCGGCTGAATGACGCCCGTGAGGCGGCGTTCCCTGGAGAAAGTGGGTCCTTACCTTGCGAACGGCAATGGGACACGGTGCGCGAAGACTACAGCGCAGACGGTAACGCCTGGGACTACTTTACCCAGGATCAGTCGCGGTCACGCGCCTACCGCTGGGGCGAGGACGGACTCGGCGGGATTTCGGATGATGGCCAACGCCTGTGCTTCGCGCTGGCCCTGTGGAGCGAGCGCGATCCGATCTTGAAAGAGCGCCTGTTTGGACTCACCAAAAACAGCGAGGGCAACCGCGGCGAGGACGTAAAGGAGCCCGTTGATCTGGGAAATAGCATTCGCCAACCTGAATACGAATTCCTGAGAGGCCAGCGTTAGAAGAGCCCCCGTGGAGAAACGAACCGAAGAGGCGCTGCGCGAGAGCGAGGGCCGCATTCAGGCGATCCTTGATACGGCCGCCGACGCGATCATCACCATCGATCAGCTTGGGATCATCGAGAGTGTGAACCATGCGGCGGAGCGCCTGTTCGGTTACTCTGCCTCCGAATTGATTGGCCGCAACGTCTCGATGCTCATGCCTTCACCCCATCGCGAGCGGCATGATGAATACCTCGCGCATTACATGCGCACCGGAGAGGCCAAGGTAATCGGCATCGGGCGCGAGCTGGAAGCGTCACGCCGCGATGGCACTACCTTTCCGATTGAGTTGGCGCTTAGCGAGGTGCGCGGAAGTAGTCACCGGCAATTCACCGGTATCATTCGCGACATCACCGTTCGCAAAAAGGCGGAAGAGGCTCTGCGCGAAAGCCAGGGGCGCATTCAAGCGATCCTGAACACAGCAGCCGACGCGATTATCACCATCGATCAGCGCGGGATCGTAGAAGCGGTGAACACTGCAGCGGAGCGGCTGTTTGGCTACGCCGCTTCGGAGCTGATTGGCCACAATGTCTCGATGCTGATGCCATCACCGCATCATGAACAGCACGACGGGTATCTTGAGCGTTACATGCGCACCGGAGAGGCCCGAGTGATCGGAATCGGGCGCGAGCTCGAAGCGCTCCGGCGCGACGGCACTACTTTTCCGATCGAGCTCGCGCTTAGCGAGGTGCGCGGAAGCAATCATCGGCAGTTCACCGGTATCATCCGTGACATCAGCGTACGCAAAAAAGCGGAAGAGGAGCTCCGCGAAAGCGAGGGTCGCATTCAAGCGATTCTCAACACGGCGGCCGACGCGATTGTCACCATCGATCAGCGCGGGATCGTTGAAAGCGTGAACGCTGCAGCGGAGCGGCTGTTTGGCTACGCTGCTTCCGACCTGATTGGCCACAATGTCTCGATGCTGATGCCGTCACCGTATCGCGAGCAGCACGACGGGTATCTTGAGCGTTACATGCGCACCGGAGAGGCCCGGGTGATCGGAATCGGGCGCGAGCTGGAAGCGAGGCGGTGCGATGGAAGCACTTTTCCAATCGAACTGGCGCTGAGCGAGGTGGTCGGAAGTAATCATCGGCAGTTCACCGGCATCATCCGCGACATCACCATGCGGAAAAGATCGGAAGAGGCGCTGCTGCGCGCAGATGCGTTGAAGGACGAGTTCCTGGCCAACACGTCACATGAGCTCCGCACCCCGCTCAACGGCATCATTGGTATCGGCCAGTCGATGCTCGATGGCGCAACTGGGAAGCTCACGGAAGACCAGCGCCGCAACCTGGCAATGGTGGTTGCGAGCGGGCGCAGGCTCGCAAGCCTGGTGAACGATTTGCTCGATTTTTCAAAACTTCGCCACGAAACAATCGAGTTACGCCGCCGTCCCACGGACATGCACGCGCTCACGGATCTTGTGCTTACCGTTTCGCGCGCCCTGGTGGGCAAACGTCCGGTGCGATTGTTCAATCGCGTCGATCCAGGAGTGCCGCTGGCTGAAGTGGATGACGATCGTATCCAGCAAGTTCTTTTCAATCTCGTCGGCAACGGAATCAAGTTCACACCTGGCGGCGCAGTCGAAGTCTCCGCCCAATCGCGCGATGGCTGGCTGGATGTGACGGTCGCCGATACCGGGATCGGGATCGATCGCGCACGTTTCGAGGAGATCTTTGAATCCTTCTCACAAGGCGACGGCACCGAAGCACGCGAGCAAGGCGGGACGGGCCTCGGGCTGGCCATCACCAAGCAGTTGGTCGAACTCCACGGTGGAACGATCGGCGTCGAGTCCCAAGTTGGCGCCGGATCAAGGTTTACGTTCTGCGTGCCTCTGAGTGCGACGACCCGCGCGATGCTCACTCCGGATGAGGCCAAGCAGCCGGTGAGCAAAGTGCTCGCGGATGTGCAAT from Candidatus Binataceae bacterium includes these protein-coding regions:
- a CDS encoding PAS domain S-box protein, with product MEKRTEEALRESEGRIQAILDTAADAIITIDQLGIIESVNHAAERLFGYSASELIGRNVSMLMPSPHRERHDEYLAHYMRTGEAKVIGIGRELEASRRDGTTFPIELALSEVRGSSHRQFTGIIRDITVRKKAEEALRESQGRIQAILNTAADAIITIDQRGIVEAVNTAAERLFGYAASELIGHNVSMLMPSPHHEQHDGYLERYMRTGEARVIGIGRELEALRRDGTTFPIELALSEVRGSNHRQFTGIIRDISVRKKAEEELRESEGRIQAILNTAADAIVTIDQRGIVESVNAAAERLFGYAASDLIGHNVSMLMPSPYREQHDGYLERYMRTGEARVIGIGRELEARRCDGSTFPIELALSEVVGSNHRQFTGIIRDITMRKRSEEALLRADALKDEFLANTSHELRTPLNGIIGIGQSMLDGATGKLTEDQRRNLAMVVASGRRLASLVNDLLDFSKLRHETIELRRRPTDMHALTDLVLTVSRALVGKRPVRLFNRVDPGVPLAEVDDDRIQQVLFNLVGNGIKFTPGGAVEVSAQSRDGWLDVTVADTGIGIDRARFEEIFESFSQGDGTEAREQGGTGLGLAITKQLVELHGGTIGVESQVGAGSRFTFCVPLSATTRAMLTPDEAKQPVSKVLADVQLTESGPPAAAQTNHRGYHILVVDDEPVNVQALVNYLSLANYAVVTAANGHEALEYLSSDKPCDLVLLDVMMPRLSGFEVCERIRESYSHADLPVILLTAKNRVSDLVNGFSAGANDYLTKPFASDELLARVNVHLELAKISDSYARFVPRQFLEQLGKERIIDVVLGDQVQREMTVLFSDIRDFTHLAEGMSPAETFRFVNEYLGAMEPAIASHHGVVDKYVGDAVMALFPNRADDAVRAALEMFQRLEGLNHERAKLNRTPVHVGIGLHTGKLMLGTVGARDRMDTTVISDAVNLASRVENLTKAYRVPLIITEDTHAAVQERNAMSFRRIDRVLVQGKSQPIVLYEVLDADDPARRAAKQGAMPDFDAGLKCYEALDFASAIGHFERALAAAPSDTVAQVLLERVRRFASKGSSPTEEDVFRIAKVDD